The Sulfurimonas sp. genome includes the window TACCTGGCGTTATTTGACCTCCCATACCACCACCATCACTTGTAAGTGATGACATGATTCCGTTCGCAAATTCTGGTATCATACGAGTTAAAAATAGTAATACCCCCAAAGCTAGAATCACAAAAAACATTCCATCAAAATCTGTGCTAATAGATGCCGCTGATACTTTAGTTACATAGTAAATAAATATCATCATTATCGCCGATATTGGTCCGTAAAGAGCATAAGTGATAGTAGAGCGAAACCAACTACTAGATATATTTTTTGTTTTCTCAAATGCAAAAAGTGCGAGAGGGATAGGACCGGCTGTTAAAAATAGACCAGGAACTACAAATGAAACAATATGAAATGTTCCTATTGCTAAATATAATAATCCAAGTTCTAATAAAGCTGCGACTGATAATATCAAATCTACTATATTCCAATCTGTCCAACTAAATTCAAACCCATTATAAACTGTATCTTTCATACTTAAAAAGATTGTGTCTAGGGCAATAATATTATTAGTGCTTCCTTCATTGGCAATTGCTGTAATATAAGTTACAGTAAAATCTCTTATGATCATGATTGGATTCATTATATAATCTCTGTACATACCATAATCCATTACAATCATCATAATAATTGGGAAAATTAGAAATAATCTGATAAGATTTTTTTTACTTGTTTCTTCTTCGCCAAGAATTATTTTTATACCTATAAAAACAAGATATAAATTTATTACTGGGATAACAAAAGGTGTTAATGTGTCTTGAAACACACTATATATAGCATTACTAATTAATCTCAACGCCTCTTGGAACAAATATGACAACTTCTCAATCATGTTAAATCCTAGAACCTAAAGCCAACACCCAATGCATTAGCTCTTTTCAAACTATTGTATTTTGATGTGTCTCTTTTGTAAGGAATGTTTTTTAAATCCTCTTGTATCTTTTTTTGATTGTCAACTAATCGTGCTAAATATGCAGGATTATTTATATTTTTAATATGAAGAGTTGCAATTGCATTTCTGTATCTAAGAGCAGATTTATATTCTTTGTTGAGGATATTTAATATCTCAAGCAATATTAAATTAGATGTTTGTGTCTGCTGCATTAAATCATCGCTACTCTCTATGTATTGAGTAAAAGATTTTAATCTTTTTATATTCTTTTCTCTTTTATATTTTTGTTGAGCAGTAGGATGAAAAAAACTATTATAATTTTCTTGTACATTGGCAAAAGAATCCTGTTTAATATCATCTTTTGTTTGTCTCTCTAACTTTTCTAAATATTTAGATATTAATAGACTTTGATTTATTTTTTTATCATCTACTTTTGTAGCCATCATCGCTTTAAAATCATTAAGATTTGTTTTGTCTAAAGCTTTTCTAAAAGTATATAATTCAATCTCTAACTCTTTAAGTTTTTGTTTTCCACCCATCCGCTCAATTATCTCATCATCAGCAACTTTAAAATAAGCTCTTATTTTTTCAGAAATATCATCATACATTAAGCCACCTGACCCACCTCCTATTGAACTTCTTTTAATAGACCATAACGATTTGATTTCGGTGTTACGCATTGCATCAGTTAAAGTTTCCATACTTTCCAACATATTACCCATAACATTTTCTAAATTGTCTTTAGCATTGTATATATTTTTTTTTGTTTCATCTATTACTGTTCTTATTCCACCTAAAGTTTTAATCTGCGTAGTTATCAAATCAATTTGTTTAGTAACTTGTGTGATTTGTTGCATATAATAAGCATAAGAACCGGGGTCAGAAACTATATCCCCAGCTCCGCCTACTCCAAACAAATTTATATTTAATAAAATTGTGAGTAATATACTTTTCTTAATCATTTAAATACCTCTCTTTCCAGTTTGTTGGGAATTTCTTCTTTAATCTATCTAGTTTTAAAACAGCAACTGTTGAACTGTTGAATATATTTAAGTATTTTCCTAACGATGATAAATCTACATTTAGTTGCACAGAACCACCAGTATTTACTCTTTTTAAGAGTGGTTTTCTTTTATTTGTTTGAGTTTTTATATAGTTAAATTCTTCACTTGTGAGGTTGAGTATTTTTTTAGCTTCTTCTATTATTAAAGTGTCAGGAAATAATATAAAGTTGGCTATTGATGAGCCAATTATTTTTCTTCCTGCTTCCGTATCTAAAAAAAGACTCAAGCTTTGCCCCATTAAAATAGCTATGCCATCTTTTTTTCTTATTTCTAAGATTATCTCTACAACTTTTTTACCAAAATCTATATTTGCCAGGTAATCAGGTATTTCATCTATTACAACAATAGATGGGGAAGTAGTTTCAGAAACAATCATTTTTAATCTATGAAATATGTAATAACTTATGAGTGTTGGAGCTTTTTTATTATGAAATACGCTATCCATATTAAAAGCTGATATTTGTGTTGAAAAATCTAAGCTGTCTTTGGTAGCACTAAAAAATCTTTTATTTGCTCCAGTTGACCATATCTCTAAATTTGCTTTTAAACTGTCCTCTTCATTAGTTCCTGGTATTGCAATTACAAACTCTTTTAAATTTCTTTGTGCTTTTGGTAGATGCTCGTAAACTTGACTCAATGCATCATCAATATCTTTTATATCTTTTGCACTATTCTTTCCACTCATAATTTGAAAAAATGAATTTAAAAACTCTCTATTGATATCATTGTCTTCTAGTTGCAGAGGATTAAGAGAGATGTCTCCTTCAAACTTTGAATAACTTCCGTCCATGAACTCTGTAAAAACTTTCATACCTTGTAACTTGTCAAAATATAGTTGTTTCATATTTGGATATTTCAATGCCATCATGCACAAAAAAGTTATAAGTGTAGTCTTACCAGATGATGAACCACCGATAACAACTGTATTGCCAAGAGCTTGAGCGTTGGTACTCTCATGAAAAATAAAATCATAGTTTGTACTTTGAGAAGTTAAAAATTTTGTTAAACTCTCATTTCCCCAACTGCATCTATCATCACCTTGAGCAACAGTTGTAAAAGTTATCATTGAGCTGATGTTTGTAGATATAAGATGTCTTTTTGTTGCGTTATATCCTGCATAATCAGGCAGAGAAGACCAATACAGTGGTTCAATATTTTCAGTTTCTATATAAGAGCGATATCCATACCCATCTATAATATTCTTAATATTTTCAACATCATATTCTAATCTATTTAAATCACTGTTTTTTATTTGTATTGAAAATGAATAATTAAACAAAGAAATAACACTTCGCTCAATTGCTTGTCTAATATCATCTATTTCATCATACGCTAGAGAATTTGATGAGTCAGTATTGTTTTGTAAAATATTTAATTTTTTTTGAATAACAGCAAGTGCTTTATCTTTTGGAAATTTTTGAAAAGATTGGTATATTGTAAATACAGCTTTATAGCTCATAAGTTCTTCTATTAAAAGTTCATCAAATTTTTCATTATCAAAAAGTTGTATAGAAACCCATTTGCTGTAAATATTAATATTATTTTCGTAGATCATATAATCTTTATCTTTTGGAAATTTCAATGTCATACCAGGTAGTATATTTGTTAAACTTTTATTTTGTGGAATTTTTTGATTTGTGCTTTTTCCGTTTATGTAACTAGAAAAAAATGAAACCAATTCTTCATTCTTTAATATGTATGGTTCAAAATCACTAAGTTGTGCCTCTATTTTTTTACTATTGTCTAATACTTTTGATTTTTTGATTTTTTGGTTCGTTGATAAATTTTGAGATAGTTGTGTCATTATTGATAAATCAAGAAGTGAAGAATTTGAAATAACTATATAATGATATGTTTTATAGCTTTTTTGAAAATTTTCATTCCACTTTTTTGTAATAATGTCTTGATACTTTTTAGAATTATTTATGTAACTGTTGTTAATATCTACTTCTCTTACAGAATGTGTTGTTACATTAATATCATCATCAATCATTTGCAATAGTTCTGTTCTTATATTGAAATACTCTTCTATTTTTGTAATGTCGAGTCCACTATATTCTTTGCCTCTTAATTTTAAAACTCTTACAAAGTTACTATTTTTTGTTAATATTAAACTGTCTTCTTCTCTATCAAGTTCTAAAAATGGATTCATTTTTTCCCATGTAGTTTGAGCTTGAATTTTAGTAGTCAATAATTTAATTACTGTAGATATTATATTATGAGACATAGCAATTTCCTTTAAAATTTCCTGCATTTATCGTTGATTTTATTTTAATAAATAGTATGAGTTTTATCATTATGAAATCTGGGTTTATTTTTGACTTTAAAAGTATGATTCCATATAAAACTAAGACAGTAGGAAGAGTCACTGCTATTGCTATCATTACATTTGAAAATATAAGGGTGATATCAAATAATACTAATGAAACAACGGCAATAACAAGCCAACCTAATATACTAATGCCGTTAAGTATATTAGGTGCAGTAATTATTCTATAGTTTTTCATCGCTTATCCAAAAATAGCAGCTATTGAACTGGAAACGAGGATTAATACACCACCTTTCATTATTTGAATCAATCTTTCTTTCTGCTTTTCATCGTTTTGACCAAACATGTAACTGTAACCAACA containing:
- a CDS encoding type IV secretion system protein — encoded protein: MIEKLSYLFQEALRLISNAIYSVFQDTLTPFVIPVINLYLVFIGIKIILGEEETSKKNLIRLFLIFPIIMMIVMDYGMYRDYIMNPIMIIRDFTVTYITAIANEGSTNNIIALDTIFLSMKDTVYNGFEFSWTDWNIVDLILSVAALLELGLLYLAIGTFHIVSFVVPGLFLTAGPIPLALFAFEKTKNISSSWFRSTITYALYGPISAIMMIFIYYVTKVSAASISTDFDGMFFVILALGVLLFLTRMIPEFANGIMSSLTSDGGGMGGQITPGMNTGKGFKSGAMNSINAAKKSKELYSKFRK